The genomic region GGAGATCGTGACCACCCTGGCTGCGGCGCTCAAGCCCGAACAGTTCCGTGAGGAATACGGCAACGTGTTCGACGGCAATCCGCGTTGGAACGAGATCCCGGTCGCGGGCGGCGATCGCTATCGCTGGGACGCGACCAGCACCTACATCCACGAGCCGCCGTTCTTCTCGACGTTCGGTCTCGAGCCCGCGCCGGTCGCGGACATCGCGGGAGCACGCGTGCTGGTGATGGTCGGCGACTCGGTGACCACCGATCACATCTCGCCCGCCGGCGACATCGCGCTCGACAGTCCAGCCGGCCGGTGGCTCAAGGCGCAGGGCGTCGAGAAGAAGGACTTCAACTCCTACGGCTCGCGGCGCGGCAATGATCTGGTGATGGTGCGTGGAACGTTCGCGAACATCCGGCTCAAGAACCTGCTGGTGCCGGGCAGCGAAGGCAACGTCACCGAGCATCTGCCGTCGGGCGAGAAGCTGGCGATCTTCGATGCCAGCGAGAAGTACCGCGCGACCGCGACTCCGCTGCTGGTGCTGGCCGGCAAGGAGTACGGCTCCGGTTCATCGCGCGACTGGGCCGCCAAGGGCACCCTGCTGCTGGGTGTGCGCGCGGTGCTGGCCGAGAGCTACGAGCGCATCCATCGCTCGAACCTGGTCGGCATGGGCGTGCTGCCGCTTCAGTACGAGGCCGGACACACCGCTGAATCGCTCGGACTGACCGGACGCGAGACCTTCGATGTCGGAGGACTCGGCGGCCGGCTCGAGCCGCGGCAGAAGGTCAAGGTCCGTGCCGCGCGTGAGGACGGCTCGGTGCTCGAGTTCAATGCGATCGCGCGCCTCGACACCCCGGTCGACGTCGACTACTACAAGAACGGCGGCATCCTGCAGACGGTGCTGCGCGGCCTGGTGAGGAGCTGACCATGCGAATGCGAGCACTCGGAACGCAGGGCCTGGTGGTATCGGAGATCGGACTCGGCTGCATGGGCATGACCTACGCCTACGGGCCCGCCGACGAAGCCGAGGCGATCGCCACGGTTCATCGCGCGATCGAACTCGGCTGCACGTTTCTCGATACCGCTGAGATCTACGGACCTCACACCAATGAACTGCTGCTCGGCAAGGCGCTCAAGGGGCGTCGCGACCAGGTGACCCTCGCGACCAAGTTCGGCTTTCGGATCGGCGAGGACGGCCGGCCCGCGGGGCTCGACTCGAGCGCCGCGAACGTGAAGCGAGCGTGCGAAGCGTCGCTCAAGCGACTCGGCACCGACCACGTGGAGTTGTACTACCAGCATCGAGTCGACCCCGAGGTGCCGATCGAAGAGACCGTCACCGCCATGGCCGATCTGGTCCGCGAGGGCAAGGTGCGCTACCTGGGCTTGAGCGAAGCGGGGCCCGCGAACCTGCGGCGCGCGAGCCGGGTGCATCCGATCTCGGCGCTCCAGAGCGAATACTCGCTGTGGACGCGCGACCCCGAGGACGGCGTGCTCGCGACCTGCCGCGAACTCGGCATCGGACTCGTGGCCTACAGCCCGCTCGGGCGCGGATTCCTGACCGGCACGCTGCGGAGTCCCGACGATCTTCCCGACACCGACTGGCGCCGCACGCACCCGCGCTTTCAGGCCGAGTCCATGGAGCTGAACGCGGCCCTTGCAGCGAGCGTGGAGGAGCTCGCCGCGAAGAAGGGTTGCGCCGCATCGCAGCTCGCGCTCGCGTGGGTGATGTCGCGCGGCCCGGACATCGTGCCGATCCCGGGCACCAAGCGTCGCAAGTGGCTCGAGGAGAACCTGGGCGCCGCGGACGTGACGCTGACCGTGGCAGATCTCGAGTGGCTCGACGAGCGCGTCCCGAAGGGCGCGGCGGTGGGCGAGCGCTACACCGAGGCCATGCTCAAGGCGGTCGATACGGCGCGGTAACGTTTCCGGGTCAACCGAGCCGCGCCAATTCCCCCAGGAACTCCGCCCCATACCGCGCGAGCTTGGCCGGGCCGACGCCGGGGATCGCGAGCAATTCGACCGCGTCCTTGGGCTTCCTCACCGCCATCGCGCGCAGCACCGCGTCACTGAACACGATGTAGGCGGGCACGCCTTCGCCGTCGGCGAGACGCTTGCGGAGTGCTCGCAGCCGCTCAAAGGTCTCGGCGGCGGTCGGATCGAAGTCCGCGGCCAGCAGCTCGCGCATCGAGCCCGCGCCGCTCGCCGAGGAGCGCGTGCGCGCTCGCGGTCCCGCTTCGATCAGCGACTCGACGCCGATGCCGCGGCACAGGTCGCAGCTCGATTCGCACGGCGCGATCCTCTCCTCGAAGTAGCCGACCAGTCGCTGGTGCCGGCAACCGCCGCCGTCGACGAGCCGAAACAGCTCGACGGTCTTGCGGCGCGTCTCCTCGCGCACTTCGGAATCCTGAACGTCCGACAGGAACGCGTCGTAGCCGATCACGTCGGCCCACGAGTACATGAGGACGCAGTCGCTCTCGAGTCCGTCGCGTCCGGCGCGGCCGATCTCCTGATACCACGCCTCGATGCTGCGCGGCATGTCGCGATGGATCACGAACCGCACGTTGCTTTTGTCGATCCCCATGCCGAATGCGACGGTGGCGACGATCACGTCCACCTCGTCACGTGCGAACGCGTCCTGGTGGCGCGAGCGATCGGCGTCCGAGAGCCCGGCATGGTAGGGGAGCGCACGCACCCCGTGATCGCGCAGGAACTCGGTGGTGCTCTCGACCATCTTGCGGCTCAGGCAGTAAACGATGCCGCTCTCACCTTCGTGGCGCCGCGCGATGCCGACGATGTCGTCGCGAGTGGTGCGCCCGGCGCCTTTCTTCTGCACGGTGATGCGCAGGTTCGGGCGGAAGAACGAACCCTTGAAGCCCTCGGGCTTGCGCATGCCGAGCTGGCGGATGATGTCGCCCGCCACCCGTCGCGTCGCCGTGGCGGTGAGCGCCAGCACCGGCACGTCACCGAGCTGCTCCTTCAGGCCCTGGAGCTTGCGATAGGCGGGCCTGAAATCGTGGCCCCACTGACTGATGCAGTGCGCCTCGTCGACGACCACCAGGCGGATGCCGCACTCGGCGATGATGTCGCGCAGCGAACCCTCGAGTCCTTCGGGCGCGACGTAGAGCAGTTCCAGCTCGCCGCGACGCAGCGCGCCGAGCCGCCGCCGCCGCTCCTCGAAATCGATCGTCGAGTTGAGCACCGCAGCCTTGAAGCCGAAGCGCGTGAGCGCGTCGACCTGGTCCTTCATGAGCGAGATGAGCGGCGAGATCACCAGCACCGGTCCCGGCAGGAGGCGCGCCGGGATCTGGAACGTGAGCGACTTTCCGGCGCCGGTCGGCATCACCGCGATGCAGTCGCGGCCGCGCATCACCGCGTCGATTACGTGGCGCTGACCGGGTCGGAACTCCGGGTAGCCGAACACGCGCTCCAGGACCTGTTGCGGATCGCTGAGTCGCGGAGTGTCAGGCGAGAGGGAGGCAGGTTCGAGCAAGGTCCCTCCGTGGACGGCGGCGCGTGAACGAGGTCCGGAACCATAGCGGATGCGCGATTCGCGTGCAGGCGCGCGCGCGGTGTCGGTCGCGGTAGGATGCCGGCTCGCTGCGTGATCGGTTTGCGTTCACGACTTTGGAGGTGCTTCGTCATGGTGCGGGTTCGTGGTGCGAGTTGGCTCGTGATGCTTGCGCTGATGTCGTGTGCTCCTGCCGCGGTCAGTCTGGCGGCGGAGGCGGTGGCGACGCCCGACTCGGCGCCCGAACGTCCGGCGGATCACGCGCTGCATCCGATTCAGGACGTCGGCAACGGCCTGCGGGCGTTCGGCTCCGACGCCTGGTCGATTGCCTCGTCACCCGCGCGAATCAACCGGCGCGCCGTGCTGTGGATCGCCGGCACCGCGGCCGTGACCGCCGTGATCTACAACCACGACGAAGCGATCACGCGTGCGGCGCTGCGCAATCAGGGCGACCCGACCTACGACGCGGTGCTCGATGTCGGCTACTCACTCGAGTCGCTGGGGCTGATGGGTAAGACCGCGCCGTTCTACCTGGGGGCGCTCGGGATCGGTTACGCGTTTCGTGTCGAACCCCTCACGGTCATTCCTGCGCAGATTCTCGAGTCGCATCTGATCGCTGGCGGGGTTCGCAATCTGTCCAAGCTGTTCATCGGGCGGCGGCGGCCGTTCGAGAATCAGGGCCCGGAGGCATTCGAGTTCGACGGCGGCACATCGTTTCCTTCCGGACACACTTCGGTGGTGTTCGAGCTCGCGACCATCCTCTCGCACCACGCGAATCGATGGCCGGTGACCGTCGCGACCTATGCGCTTGCGACCACCGTCGCGATCCAGCGCGTCGATTCGCGCAGCCACTGGGCGTCCGACGTCGTGGTTCCCGCCGTGACCGGTACGCTGATCGCGCGCACGATCGTTCGACGACATGACGCGCGGGCGATGGCGCTGGTCCCGACTGTCTCGGCAAACGGCGCGCCCGGACTCAAGGCATCGTTCGGCTTCTGACCCGGCCACGTACGGCCCGAAGGTGGCGAGCGCGACTCGCCCGGATCAATGGACCAGTACGACGCGGCGGACTCCGGCGGGCGCTCCATCGATCTCGAGCCGGCAGTAGTAGACGCCGGCCGGCGGTGCATCGCCGAGCGCTTCTCGTAGCGACCAGCGCACGCGATGCGTGCCCTTCGGAAGCGGTCCGAGCTCCAGCGACCCGACGCGACGACCCTGAACGTTCAGCAGCATGAGCGCGGCGCGTCCCGGCCGCTCGAGATCGACTGCGAACTCGACTTCATTGCGGGTCGGCGTTGGCGTGGCGGGTCCGAGGCGGAGATTCGCGGCTCCGCCGGGCGTCACGCCCGCCACCGGAGCCGGCGCGAATTCGATGCGACCGTCGCGAAGCACCTTCATCCGCCGGCTGCGAAGCAGCCCGGGCCGCAGGGGGCCGAGCTCGGGATTGATCAGCGAGTCCACGATCTGCGGAACGCCGCCACGACTCGGATAGCTGATCGCGAGTGCGTAGCGTCCCTCGCCGGCGCCCCCGAACGTCACGGCGTACTCGTTCTGCGACAGATACGCGTTCTGCCCGCTGACGACACGGGTCTGGACCGCGCCCGGTCCGCCGTCCAGACGCGTCAGTCGCACCGTGGCGCCGTGTGCGGTCAGGAATCCGGATGAGTCGACCACGGTGACCTCCAGGTATCCGTCCGCCGGTTCCGGCAGTTGCTGCGCCAGGTTCTGATAGAGCCGCCGATCCCAGACGCTCACGACGAAGTCGGGGTCCCCGTCGCGATCGACGTCGGCCCACGAGGACTGGTCGCTGCTGACGCCGAGCTGACGGAACCCCAAGTCTTCGCTGAAGTGGCCGAGCCCGTCGTTCAGCAGCAGGTGCGACCCCTGATCGAAGTCCATCACCAGCAGATCGAGATCACCGTCGCCTTCGACGTCCGACCAGCTGTCGCCCCAGGCCATCGGATAGGAGGGGAGTCCCGCGAGCGCGGTGATCTCCGGCGACTTCGGGTCATCGAGTCGAAACAGGCGCGGGCCCTCGGCCGTTCGCAGATAGAGTTCAAGGTCGCCGTCCGAGTCGACATCGACGAAGCAGGTGCCCTCGTCGAACGCCTCGGGTAGCCCGCGCTCCGCCCGCACGTCCTTGAACTTACCGGTGCCGTCGTTCAGGAACAGGTGACTGGCGCAGTAGAGATCGAGCGAACCGTCGCCGTCGATGTCCGCAGCCGTCGCGCCTTCAGGCTTCAGGTGCTCGGGAGTCGCGAACAGGTCGACCCCGGCCTGGACTCCGAGCTCCTCGAAGGTCCCATTGCCCAGGTTGCGAAAGAGAAAGCTTCGAAACGGCGGCACGTGTCCGTAATAGGGCGTGAAGAGGTCCGGCCAGCCATCGCCGTCGAAGTCGCCCCACACCGCGGTCTCGCCGAATCCGGGTTCCGCGATTCCGAGCGTCAGCGCGACCTCGTCGAATTCGCCCCCGCCACGGTTGCGAAGCAGCAGGGCGCGGCTGTGCGGTGCGTAGTCGACCGAATAGGGGAGCACCACGAGATCGGGGAAGCCATTGCGGTCGTAGTCGCACCAGCTCGCACCGTGATAGTTGCCGGCCTCGAGGAAGGCACCGAAGCCTTCGATCTCCTGGAAGCCCATCCCGGGCCCGCCGCTGGCGGGGGGAAGATCCTGCCATCCGTCGGAATTCATGTCGCTCCAGGCGAGCGGAAGGCTGCCGAACGGATAGTTCTCGAACCCGGTGGGGACGTAGGCGAACCGAGTCCGCTCGTCGTTCGAGATCATTCCGAAGGCAAGCGAGTCGGCGATCTCGGCGCCGGCCGCACCGAGCAGGCGAACGCGCAGGACCTCGTTGCCCTCGAGCAGCGAATCGCCCATCACCAGCACGAACAGGCG from Candidatus Eisenbacteria bacterium harbors:
- a CDS encoding aldo/keto reductase, with product MRMRALGTQGLVVSEIGLGCMGMTYAYGPADEAEAIATVHRAIELGCTFLDTAEIYGPHTNELLLGKALKGRRDQVTLATKFGFRIGEDGRPAGLDSSAANVKRACEASLKRLGTDHVELYYQHRVDPEVPIEETVTAMADLVREGKVRYLGLSEAGPANLRRASRVHPISALQSEYSLWTRDPEDGVLATCRELGIGLVAYSPLGRGFLTGTLRSPDDLPDTDWRRTHPRFQAESMELNAALAASVEELAAKKGCAASQLALAWVMSRGPDIVPIPGTKRRKWLEENLGAADVTLTVADLEWLDERVPKGAAVGERYTEAMLKAVDTAR
- a CDS encoding phosphatase PAP2 family protein; the encoded protein is MVRVRGASWLVMLALMSCAPAAVSLAAEAVATPDSAPERPADHALHPIQDVGNGLRAFGSDAWSIASSPARINRRAVLWIAGTAAVTAVIYNHDEAITRAALRNQGDPTYDAVLDVGYSLESLGLMGKTAPFYLGALGIGYAFRVEPLTVIPAQILESHLIAGGVRNLSKLFIGRRRPFENQGPEAFEFDGGTSFPSGHTSVVFELATILSHHANRWPVTVATYALATTVAIQRVDSRSHWASDVVVPAVTGTLIARTIVRRHDARAMALVPTVSANGAPGLKASFGF